In Salvia miltiorrhiza cultivar Shanhuang (shh) chromosome 4, IMPLAD_Smil_shh, whole genome shotgun sequence, the DNA window TGGTGAGTTTTGTGAACTTTTATCAAGACTTGATTAATATTtggtaattgaattaataagTTAATTACATAGATTTAATTGTAGTCATTATATTCTCTAGAGCCAGTATTTTCTTCCTAAGTTTTATCTGcgtttttatttgcttttaattttgttttgtcTAGATTTAGATAACCTCATTATTTGTCTTTAGCCTGAATATGAATTTAGAGTCTACATCTCGTTATTCATTGTGGATACAGTACTCGATCTACTATTTATGCTATAattgctatggtattttattgcTAGTAGTAttttagtgattaatattatatttaaagttTGATttcaatatcatttttttaactAGGGGCACGACTAGACTAACATAAACTTAACATATAAAGTATTTTTCAAAAACTAGATAGCTTGaatattaaataattcataattttaaataaataatttaattttgagttGTCATAATCCTACTCACTAAAAAGAATTTTTGTCCTCGAAATTTAACTTAGTTCATGTCTAGTCCTCTGAATTTTGACCAATGGTATTTCCCGACCACGTAATACATGCACCTTTCAATCTAGGATAACGCTTGACTATTCTTTATATGTTAGATCTTTGTTGATTTGGAGATGTTCATGATGGACGATGTGATTAGGATCATGCAAATACTTTCGCAATATAAAagcgtggaacacattgtgtaTAACAGACAACTCCGGCATCAAAGCTAAACAACAGGCAACAGGCAACGTCCCCTATACGTTATGTGATTTTATGACTTATTCAATAAGAAATTTGTTAatagaggaaaaagaaaattgttaaTGTTAATTACTTccttaataaaatttaatatttttagattttagaAAAGTTCGTACAAAATCCTAAAGaattaatatgaaaaaaaattgattacaTGCATGTGAGAATGTTAGAGAAATTATTTTGTAGAAAAATATTCACAAAAGTTttgtaataaaatataaaatataaaaatcataaaattatatgattttaaaaaaaatatataaataactaTGTTGAGAAAATTCTTCTGCTTTGATTAGCTACCAAAACCCCCTGATAATGATGGTTATCTAATGTAATAAGTCATTTATAATAGGCAACTTGCCTTTAGTTTTACAAGAATCTGTAAGGAAGAATGAGTAGCTGAAGCTTGTGAGCCACTCAAAGTTTCTAAATACTTTTTCAACTTAAAACAAGAAATCTACTGATAGTGTTGGCTGATCAACATACCAATTAATAGAGAAAGGTCACATGAAGTTCTTGAAGAATAAATTAAGTGAATGACACAATTAGTCGACCTGCGTCAGCTACCCAAGTCCTAACTCAAGAAAAATGTCGCAAACtaaaatttaatagcgaataaattgaaaagtgacgaaaaataattattgttagacaaatcttttaattattttctgatCAATGAGTTCAGCCATGGCCCATGGAGAATAATTAGTGAATTCCAatcttaatttcaaaaaaaaaaaaaaaaaaaaaacaaacaaacaaatggAAATGAAAATTACTAAGCAAGTTActcttttattaaataaataaaaattaaatatctaGATTAACAATATTATGAGAACATaagataaatagaaataaagaaTGAAGATAATGTCCTGTAAGCACATGAATTAACATGGTGCTTTAAATTTATTACTAAATTAAATACAAGTATAAGATAAAATATATTCCCTTCATCCCACTTAtactataagtggctcaaaatttTCGGcagggaaattaagaaaaatgtgtaAATCGGTTAAAGTGGTAGGGCCTATaattttttaagggttaaaatttttcatttataaaaacatgtcatttataatgggacaaTTCAAAATGGAATATATgacacttttagtgggacagagagagtataatTTAAGAACTATATACTGAGTAATATTTGCAAAGAAAGGATAATTGAAAGATTTTGAAATAATGGGATTTGATGGTGCCACTGCCACATAGGATGACTTCATTTTCCTATTATATATAAGATGGATGGATGGATATTAATATAATCAAATGATTGTActgtttatattaatattattggTATGCTTGAGATGTGAAtaacatttttttcttattaatttgtgatatattttaattgttaggacattattatatttataagacGTTGTTGACAAGGTAAATATGttttaaatatataagtaaTCGGTAATACTGTATCGAATTTTGGCAATGACCAGTATACTGTAATTTCAGTATAAAATAGGTAGTTTAGATATACCGTTTATTTTGGTATATTGTTAAAGTGAGGTATATCCTGAAAGTGTAGTATACTAAAACTTGGTATGGTaataccgaaataaaggtaACGTAAAAATATTGTATACTTTATACTGTAATTAAAGTATATCAACTTATGGTATATTGAAGGTAAAGATAAAGACAAAAATATGATATTTCTTTATAGTAAAGATAAAGATAAGGTAAGGGGTATGATAATTTTAATAAGGTATAATTTAGTGTCCACCCCTATACATGACAACAATTAAATTATTGGacaaatagcgtcaaaatccacCAAGTTTGAGCACGTTCTTATTTTTTCCATGACTTCCGAATTTCTTGTAAAAATTCATAACCGTGCAatcgatttttaattttcccTTAATGACATTTTCCAACCGTACAATTAATGACGTGTAACTGACATGTCTTACTTATGTTGAGTAGATTAAATTATGATTAAACATCGTGTTTTTAAGACTGAATGAATTAACCCTAGTTTGATCTCAAATTCGAATTAATACAATAAGGGGGCTTAAAACTGAACAGTCGCTTCAGAGACTTACAGAACTTCGAACTCATCTGAGAAAGAACCGTTGATCCTTGAAGCTTAATAGTAAATATTGTTAGAGGTTTGGGGTGCACGAAGCTTCATTCATCACTGGCGATGTCTAATCCGTAAGTCTGCATTGATCCTTGATCTTTGATCCTTGAAGTTTAATCGTAGTTGTTGTTAGATGTCGACTACTGAAACTGCAACAGTGGCAAGGGAGAGGAATATTTCCAAGAAAGGAGATTGAGTTTATGTTAGTGGCTCAGGAAACATATATTATAGAGTAAGATATACCTCAAATTAGGTTATGAAGCAGTGTTCATTTGCCTCAACCCCTAACTCTCTATTAATCATTTGCAACGATCACCACTTCAAAGTGGAGTCACTCATGTGAAATGGGCTAGAGCTTCAACCAGCAAGGAGGGAACATCTACTTCAAGATTGGCTCAAACTCAAGAGAGTACAGCTGGGCACGAGGGATAAATGAAGATAGAAGTCTTATTGTAGATGAACCATTTTCTGTTTCAGAAAACAAGTCTACTAAATGGGGAATGTTCCTGCATTTATATTGTTTAGGTTGAAAACAATATATGGAGCTTTTGTTAAGCCTTTTTGTTATGAACATCTTTTTGGAACTTTGATATGATGTAAATGAAAACTGAATTTTGGGATACTTATTTACTTAGTATATATTGCAAGAATTAGAATACTAAACATGTTTATTCCACTCCATGAGAAAAACCAGTACATAACATAATGCTGATTGAATGCATCTATCACCTTACAACTCACATAATTTTAGTCATTTGAGTGCTTTTAATTACTTCCATGGTCGTGCCTCGTGGCACGGCAGCACCCGTACTATTGAAATGGTTCGTCAGTAGAGATGTTCCCACAGGTGCCCCTTTTTCCAATGGTACTATAATTCCTATTCCTATCCCTTCATTCCCTCTTTTGGTCTATCTACATTCAAGGAAATTCATACGCTCCACAGACAGAGCAAAAAGTAGAGTCTTGGTCACAGCAAGCCGTCCTATTCTATTACCAGACATAATTGGGAGAAGCTCATCCGAAACTAGAGCTAGAAACGCCCTATTTCGTTTCGTTCCCGTTCTTCATTTCCTTCTTCTCGAATCCAAGGGGGACAACTCATATTTAGAATCTTTCTGCGGTGTGCTCGGTTTACTATTCTTTCGTACTTTCTTCTTTTTACCACGCGATAGGTCAGCGAAGCGTGAGCGGGCGCGGAGAAGGAAAGGCCAAACACTTCGGCCTAACGGGAATAAGCAAGGACGAAATGAGAAGATGAGGTGCCCCGGGCACCCCCAAAGAAGGGTCGAAGCTTTTCGGCCTGTAGCTTTCCCCGTCCCCCCTTCGTCGTGCGGTGTAAACAACAAACAAGACTACAAAAAATCCAAAAACTCGATACATATACTTCAGTTTGAACCCTATTCTTGAGTTCATCTTGAAGCTGTTGCACCAAAGTCTTCAAATTTGAATCATCTTCTCTACAATCCATTTCAGTGTTTGTTTTTTTCCTTCAATTTGTTGTTATTGAGATGCTTTAAGGCATTGTCCCTCTAAAGCTTTAATGTGTTGAAACTTAGCTTATAATATGGAGAGAGCTTAGGGTCAATCCACATTCTTCCCACTatatcaaaaattcaaaaaaagcTTACAGAAATCCATATGAACACGACAAATATTACATAAATCGAAAACTTACTGAAGCATGAGGACATGTATGAAATCAACGCTCAAGATTTTTCTCTGTGTACGAAATTCGAATCACAGCTGAGAGCCCATGGCCACATAGTATTCGCGCGTCAGGATGAGAGCGAGAGCTTGATGATGAGCGTGAGGTAGACATGTGAACTCCAGATTCGCATTCAAGAGATTTTTAGAATTGAAAAGgaagaaccctaatttaaagAATACTTGTTCAATTTCTAATTCAATCCACGAATTTAGCCCAAAACGACGACGACGTTTAAATGTGAACTAAACGACGTCGCTGTACTCGCCGGACGACGTTGCTTACGTGTAATTTCTGGTTGCCAAGCAAGCATTAATTTGGGGGAATTTTTAATTTAAgcgaaaattaaaaattgattgCACAGTTATGAATTTTACAAGGAATTCGGAAATCTTTGAATTCTAACTAGGGCTGTCAATTTTCGACACGATACGAAAACATGACACGGAAccgcacgaaattaatgggttagtaacacgcacgataaggtttgggtccttatcgggtcgacctgataaggacctgataatttcgGGTCGGGTTGGGTTAGGTTCGGGTCGGATTTAGGTAACCCGatagtgatattattatttttattaaatattaattttaattttttaatttttgatttctaattttttatcttcactTCAGTTTAGGGTTTCAATATCTTCCATTTTTTAACTATTGTTTCTTTTATTATACTTTTATGTTTCATTCTAAATTCCTCTTATGTCGATTGGATATGTTGAGCATATGTGATGaatcttgtattttttttttattttttttttattattattgttgtgaatgaatcaaatcaaatttgtGTTGTTATCAGGTCGTAATCGGATCGTGTCGTTATTTTATCGTGTCAACCCGATTCAAATCGTGTTGTTATCAGGTCGTTATCAGATCGTGTCGCTATCGTGTCGTGTCAACCCGGTTCAAATCGTGTTGATATCgggttcgtgtcgggttcgggtttaggtgtatcaggtcgggttcgggttgggttcgAGCATTCCCTTATtaggtcgggttcgggtttggCCTTATCAAGTTGGGTcgatatcaggtcgacccgataacgaCCCGATCCGCACGATTTGCCAGCCCTAATTCTAACGCTATTTGCCCTAAATTATTTTACATGCGATAGTACCAATTTAAAGAGCagtaaaataaattagaaagaGTTTgctatagtaataattttactCGTAAAATTTATCGTTGAAACCATTCGcactttaaaattttcattttttttaggtaaacttttttaaaattttgttgaCAATAGAAATGATTGAAGTCGACCATATAAATTGGAATGAGTATACATGAGTGACAGACGTTTTTCCTCAACAATTTTTTCCAATGGATTTCTATTAGCTTGTTGATGATGTTAATTTAACGCAAAGAAGATATATTCTATTAGGATCtcaattctcaattaatgagatataatTAAAGGTTTGATTAGATATTGATGAGGACTGTAATACTCATCAGCGTTGTGCTTAGCAATACATGGACATTTtatctaattattattatatattattattattattaagtaaactaaccagcgcaggtttaagTGAAGACTTGGGATAATAAAAGGTCAACTGAGCGCCTGCGCAGCTCAAACAGACTATTCAACACGGATAAAGGGTGAATTCCACTTTCCAGCCGAAAGAGTAAAAGGACCCGAAGCCCTGCGCAGTCTAGAGGACCCGAAGCCCTGTGCAGTCGAGAGAACTCGTAGCCCCTGCGGAGTCACAAGATTACGAAGCTCCCGGCACTGAAGGCTCAAGTTAGAAGCTAAGGTTAAATGTACTAAGGCACTAAGGGGCTTTAGGCCCAATTATCTTAGTGAATGGGCTTAAGGCCATAGGGTTTACTCCtatgtctataaatagaagcTTGGTAGGGAGTTAGGGGGGAGATTAATTATTCTTTCACACaccacttgtaaaatgtaaacaCTCTTGATATAGTGAAAACACTCGAAgatctcccgtggacgtaggtcttaatgaccgaaccacgtaaatattgtgtcgtttatcgctttatAGATTAGGTATTGATTTCATTCATTATCAGATATCAAAATCTTTATtggaatatttgatttttaattttacccCAATGTAGATGATGAATTAAAGGTGTTGCCTAAACGAGTCAAGATAATGATCTCAAATGTTAATGAGATTAAGGTTGATTTGAAGATGTTGACATGTGGAGAAGCATAACTCAATAAGCAAGACTGAAGAAGCTAAAGTCAGTCTGACGCTTGAAGCCAGCACCCAATTTCCTAAGCTAATCAGTGCAAACGTCAATGCAACAGAATAAACAAAAGCCTGCCCCTCACTAAATTACCTTAACGTCTACGTCCATTACTGAGAATACGTACTCGTATAGCTGAGCAATAAAATTCAATTTTCGGCCACCCatctgaaaaatataaattatagctactttttataattttggtCTAAAATATCTTTTCCCGCGTACCTCTTCTCTCCCTCGCTAACTACCCCGTTGGATGACCACTATCACAATTGGCACGAATTGCACCAAATGTAtctaatgaatgacacaattggtactaatagtgtcatttgtaccaACTGCCAGCGGCTGCGGGAAAGTCAGCGGCTGCACCTCTCTCCGTGGCCGCGCCCTTTGTATTGGCACAATTGACACTAATTGTGTcaagtgtacctaatgaatgacacaattggcactaatagtgtcatttgtaccaTCATAACCCGCGAGCCCAACCCGCGCACGTAACCCTAATCTAGTCCATCtaaattaagggcaaaatagtcctaaaacgtaaaaaaaaaatgaccaaaatttgtgttttttagaTGAATGACCAAATATTGAGTTTTATTGCTCAATATGTCTATCTCACAATGTAATTAGAGAGACAACACTTTACACATTCTTAACATGTTCTGaaaaagtaaacaatttaaTAGCACTCAATCAAAATAACGGCAAGATGATCTAGCCTTTGGCCTGACGGATTTGGACAGAGTGCTCtcaaataattcaaatttttagattttcttaCACATTTATGATACAATCAAATATATGTAagatttttctcaaaaaaaagaagcaaaatcaTCAATATCTAAAGGTATTTAAGTTCGttcatttaatttgatcataggATGCTTGTGTTTATAAAAATGAGCAttatttttgcctattaacacatcAAAATTCTAATCTCAAAAGAAAAGGGATATATTCCGATGATGAAAATATCTCACAAGGAAATAATAAGAACATACATTCctctcttttcttattttttatacatGTCTAGTTTCTTGTTATTGAGtaaacttttattattttatgtagTTTTTATTTGCTTATAACTGTATTATACATGTATATACATACGGTAGACGCATATATCTTTAGTAAAATTATTGGATGTAGTTAATGGTGAGTGGATGATTAAGTGGAATTTTCATAAGATTCCACCATGAGTGGAAGAAAGGGTTGGAGAGAA includes these proteins:
- the LOC131023360 gene encoding cytochrome c biogenesis CcmF C-terminal-like mitochondrial protein, translated to MVVPRGTAAPVLLKWFVSRDVPTGAPFSNGTIIPIPIPSFPLLVYLHSRKFIRSTDRAKSRVLVTASRPILLPDIIGRSSSETRARNALFRFVPVLHFLLLESKGDNSYLESFCGVLGLLFFRTFFFLPRDRSAKRERARRRKGQTLRPNGNKQGRNEKMRCPGHPQRRVEAFRPVAFPVPPSSCGVNNKQDYKKSKNSIHILQFEPYS